The sequence below is a genomic window from Selenomonas ruminantium subsp. lactilytica TAM6421.
CGGTTTCCGGCAGGTGTTCCGCTATATTCTTATGCCGGCCACTCTGCCGAATTTCATCACGGCCATTCGGGTGGCCATGGCTACGGCCGTTTCGGTGTTGTTTTTTACTGAGACCTTTGGTACGCAGTATGGCATGGGCTATTTCATCATGGATGCCTGGCTGCGGGTGAATTATCTGGAAATGTATGCCGGTATCGTGATCCTGAGTCTGTTGGGATTGCTGCTTTTTGGTTTGTTGGATATGATGGAGGAACGGCTTTGCCGATGGCAGATGAAATGAGGGTGTTATGAAAAAAATTGCAGCGGGGTTGCTTATATTGGCAACAGTTGTCATGATCCTATGCAGCGCAGGCCTGAGTTTTGAACAGGGAGCGTGGCTGGACGGCCGTGAGCCTGGCCATGTGTATGTGGATACTTTAGGGACGCCGGATGAGGAAGTCCTGGCCAATGTGAAGCAGACAGCTGAGTTTTTTCCGCAGTTTATGGCCGAGAAATTCCAGCTGAAGCTGGAGCGCCCCATCGATATATATGTCGGTGCTGATCGGGGGAAATATGAGGAACTGCTGCGCGAGCGCATGCATGTTTCACCGGAGACCGTGAAGGAGAAGGCGCAATACACCAGTGGTCAGTCTTCGGGCAGCAAGGCAATGTGCGTCATCAATGGCGATAAGAATAACCTGAAACAAAACAACAACCGCTACAGCACCACAGCCCATGAGCTGTTCCACCAGATGCAGCACGAGCTAAGCCAGGGAAAGAGCAGTTATGAAAATACACCCTACTGGCTGGAAGAAGGTTCGGCCGATTATGCAGGTGCTGTTGTCAGCGAAGCCATGGGGTCAGGCTCTGTGGAGAAGTGGTATCTGGATGCCAAGTTTGCTCTGCAGTATGCCAGGAATCCGGCTGCGGTGGATCAGCTGCAGCAGACCACGGAAGACGGGCGGATGCAGCTATTGTCCGGCAGGACGAAGTCCTATGATCTATCTGATGTGATGACTTATTATCTGCTGCAACAGTATGGTGCCGGCCAGCCCATGCAAAAGCTGGGGGAATTTTTTCGGAATCTGGCCGATGACAAGGCGGAGACAGCTTTTGCCAAGACCTTTGGCCTTGAGATGACGGATTTCCTGCAGGAATTCTCGGGTTGGTGGCAGGTGGAATGCAGCCACCCTGCCCGTTTTCATACGATTATCCGCGATAATGTGGACAAAACTGCAGTCAATCAGTTCATGGGGCAGCTGGAACGGGCGGAATCCTGGCTGAAACGCAATAGCGGCAATAGCCTTAAAGGTGAATATCAGCTGGTCTTTGTGGGCACTGCAGAGGATTTTGCCGCTGCGGAGATGGAATATGGCTATATCAGTGCGGCTGAGGCCAAAAGCATTGCCGCTGGCAGTGTTTGGGCCGAGAATAACAGCACGTTGTTTATCAACGTGCCCCAGGTAACGGATCCTGTTCAGAGCATGTTTGTCAGTGCGGCCATGTTGAACCGGTTGTATATCGTACAACAGCTAGCCAGTGATGATGGCAATGAGATGGCCTGGCTGATCCGGGGCGCAAGTTATGTGGCCGGTGTCGCCCGGCTGGCAGAGAGCGATCAGGGGGATATTGCGGCTTATCAGCGCTATTGGCGGAAGAAATTGCGGGAGAGTCAGCCACTGCCGACGCTGGACAAGCTGGCCACAGGCAGGGCGCTGCGCGATGCTGGCAAGACATATGATAGTGAACGCATCAGCAATCTCTGCGAATATGCAGCAGCGGAACTTGTGCAGCGCTATGGCTGGCGGGGCATATACAGCTGGTTGGCCGCCGCCCGCCAAAGCGGCGATGGCAAAAAAGCCTTCAACCAGGTCTTCGGCATAACGGTAACGGATTTTGCCGCACAGGTGCATATGCTGATCTATTGATGGATGCAAAAATAACCGGTGGGACGGATCTGACTCTTCAAATTAAAAATTCCTTGAACAGCAATAGCCGTTTGTGCTATAATTGTATCGTTATAATGAAATTGAACCGCTTAGAAAAGCATTCAAGTATTTATTGGAGGGCGTAAGTTAATGATTAATAGTACTGATTTTCGCACGGGTCTGACCATTGAGATCGATGGCAACGTTTGGCAGATTGTGGACTTCCAGCATGTAAAGCCGGGTAAGGGCGCTGCTTTCGTGCGCACGAAAATCAAGAATGTTGAGACTGGTGCTGTGGTAGAACGTACGTTCAACCCGAACGAAAAGATGCCGGCTGCTCATCTCGAAACCCGCACGATGCAGTATCTCTATGAAGCTGATGGCATGTACACGTTCATGGATACGGAAACCTACGAACAGAGCGAACTCAACACCGAGACGCTTGGCGATGCACTGAACTACCTGAAGGAAAACATGGAAGTGAATCTCCAGACCTTCAAGGGCCGCATCATCGGCATCAGCCTGCCGAACTCCGTTAATCTCGAAGTTACGGAATGCGAACCCAGCGTAAAGGGCAACACGGCTACGGGTGCAACGAAGATGGCTAAGCTCGAAACTGGTTACGAAGTTCGCGTGCCGCTCTTCATCAACGAAGGCGATGTACTGCGCATTGATACCCGCACGGGCAACTATATCGAACGTGCATAATTAAATTCACGATGTACGGTGACTGCCGCATCATTTTGATGGTGCGGCAGTTTTTATCTTTGCATAGAATTTCTTACGGACTTGCATAAATTTGCAGGAATTTGTCTATTTATCCGCGAAAATATGATATAATAAAGTTAAGTTTGTGAGTCAGATGATATGGAGGGATTTGTAATGGATCAGGCAAAAGAAATGGTAAAGAAAGACAATTCTCTAGGTTCAATCCGTATCGCAGATGAAGTGGTCAGCATCATTGCCGGCCTCGCTGCCACGGAAGTGGAAGGTATTGCCGGCATGAGCGGCGGTATCGCCGGCGGCATTGCCGAAATGCTGGGGCGTAAGAATTTCGCCAAGGGCGTGAAGGTTGAAGTCGGTGAAAAAGAAGCTGCCGTTGACCTCTATATCATCGTGAAATACGGTGTTCGCATTCCGGACGTGGCTTTGGCTGCGCAGGAAAATGTCAAGCAGGCCATTGAGAATATGACGGGACTTTCCGTGGTGGAGGTCAATATCCATGTACAGGGCGTCGGTTTCCCCGATGATGAGGAGAACAAGGAAGAGGTTCGCGTCCGCTAAGGCGTAGGCAGCGGAAGAGGCGCAATCTATGAGTATAATCAATCGTTTTTTTGTTCTGTTATTGTCCCTTGCCTGCATTGGTCTGTCCGGGCTGATTATCGCAGCAGCTGTACAGGTGCTGCCGGAAAATGTCTGGCTCAAGCAGCTGCATTATATCCTGGGCCGGCAGGAGACCTTTATGGTCTGCATTGTGGTCCTGCTGATGGCGGTGAAACTGCTTTTTGCGGTGTTTTCCCGCAAGCCCGGTGATCCGTCCACCAGCAAAGGCGAATATGTCATCGATGCCGGGCCTCAGGGTGAGGTGCGCGTGGCGTTGGAGGCCATGCGCAGCCTTGCAGACCGCATGGCTCGGGAAGTGCATGGCGTACGGGATGCCAATGTGCGCATCAAGGCCAGAAATCCCAAAGAAGGCGCGGCCAGACTGTCGCTGGATGTGGATCTGACCGTAGGCCGCGAGGCGGATGTGTCTGTGGTGGCCAAGATCTTGACGGAGCGGGTGCAGGAGCATTTTCGCCGCACCATGGCTCTCGAGAGTGTGCCGGTCAATGTGGTGATTTCCGAAGTTTCCGATGCACAGCCGGAAAAGAAACATCGTGTGGTCTAAGGCGGTGAGCATGATGAAGGAAGATTTGCAGAAGATGCTGGCCGATATGTGGCGGGAACACCGTGGCAAGAGCTGCGGCCTGATCATTGGCATGCTCTTGGGCACGGCGGTGCTCTGCTTTGGCTTTTGGCATACTTTTTTCGTGCTTTGCTGCGGCCTGATCGGCCTGTTTATCGGTACACAGCTGGATAATGAGGAAGATGCTTTGGGCAGCCTCCGTGAGAAAGCGTGGATGCTTTTTGAGCGTTTTCAGCGGTAAAACGCTTGTAATAAAGAATGTTAAGGAAGGTAAGTAATGAGTCGTAGACAAGCAAGGGAAGCAGCCCTGCAGGCGCTTTTCCAATTAGATCTGAATCCCGGTGAAGCAGAGCAGCAGGAGCAGTATGAAACGCTCGCCATCGATACGGTGTTAGGCGAGCTGGAAGCTCCTCTGAGCAAGCGTGACCGCGAGTTCATCAAGACGTTGGTACATGGTACCCGGGTGAATCTGTCAGCGATTGACAGCCTGATTGCTGCCAGCTCCAAAGATTGGAAGATTGAGCGCATGGCAACGGTGGACCGCAATATCACGCGGCTGGCAACATATGAGATCCGTTTTGCTGAGGAGAAACTGGTTCCCAATATTGCCATCAACGAAGCTGTGGAACTGGCGAAGAAATTTGGTACGGATGATTCCAGCCGTTATGTCAACGGCATACTCGGAGCGATGATGAAGGCTCAGTGAGTGATTGGGACTGGAGCTGTGAAAAAGAGCCGCCCCCTATGGGGGAGGGGGACCGCGCAAGCGGTGGAAGGGGCTTTTGAGGTCGGATGTACCTTATGCCCCTTCCGTCAGCCGGTGGGCTGACACCTTCCCAAGGAGGCAGGCTGTTCATGGCTCCAGTTTTCGTGCGTGTGGAGGGATTGCATGGGAGTACATTCTGTTAGCGATATCAATCGCTTTCTCAAGAATCTTCTGGCCAGTGAACCTATTTTACGGGGAATTGCGGTACGGGGCGAGATTTCCAATTTCAAGAAATATCCTTCCGGTCATTGTTATTTTACGTTAAAGGATGCCAGCTCGGCATTGAAATGCGTGATGTTCCGGAGCTATGCTGGGACATTGCGTTTTATGCCCCAGAATGGCATGCAGGTGGTGGCTGCGGGCAGCGTCTCGGTCTATGAGAGGGATGGCGTCTATCAGCTCTA
It includes:
- the efp gene encoding elongation factor P, translated to MINSTDFRTGLTIEIDGNVWQIVDFQHVKPGKGAAFVRTKIKNVETGAVVERTFNPNEKMPAAHLETRTMQYLYEADGMYTFMDTETYEQSELNTETLGDALNYLKENMEVNLQTFKGRIIGISLPNSVNLEVTECEPSVKGNTATGATKMAKLETGYEVRVPLFINEGDVLRIDTRTGNYIERA
- a CDS encoding Asp23/Gls24 family envelope stress response protein produces the protein MDQAKEMVKKDNSLGSIRIADEVVSIIAGLAATEVEGIAGMSGGIAGGIAEMLGRKNFAKGVKVEVGEKEAAVDLYIIVKYGVRIPDVALAAQENVKQAIENMTGLSVVEVNIHVQGVGFPDDEENKEEVRVR
- the amaP gene encoding alkaline shock response membrane anchor protein AmaP yields the protein MSIINRFFVLLLSLACIGLSGLIIAAAVQVLPENVWLKQLHYILGRQETFMVCIVVLLMAVKLLFAVFSRKPGDPSTSKGEYVIDAGPQGEVRVALEAMRSLADRMAREVHGVRDANVRIKARNPKEGAARLSLDVDLTVGREADVSVVAKILTERVQEHFRRTMALESVPVNVVISEVSDAQPEKKHRVV
- a CDS encoding DUF2273 domain-containing protein, giving the protein MMKEDLQKMLADMWREHRGKSCGLIIGMLLGTAVLCFGFWHTFFVLCCGLIGLFIGTQLDNEEDALGSLREKAWMLFERFQR
- the nusB gene encoding transcription antitermination factor NusB — encoded protein: MSRRQAREAALQALFQLDLNPGEAEQQEQYETLAIDTVLGELEAPLSKRDREFIKTLVHGTRVNLSAIDSLIAASSKDWKIERMATVDRNITRLATYEIRFAEEKLVPNIAINEAVELAKKFGTDDSSRYVNGILGAMMKAQ